One window of the Capnocytophaga haemolytica genome contains the following:
- a CDS encoding carboxypeptidase-like regulatory domain-containing protein — translation MKQLILAIAVLSLFSTKAQSLIKGTVKDAHGVPISYADVGIVGTTRGITTDAQGAFSLNVADYKPTDSLFVSHLSYERKAFTIASLQGQQPLVISLKERTIEVPEVTVNVKKGKEKTLMGKGVRVVAGSVCIIPDEFETSGSEELGDFMRLKKDHIATQFELRLLKNTAQTLLRLEFYSVNEDKSVFTPLIHEPIYIELPQNKKAMTLKKSLRVLLPKGEVWIGFRVVSSIGKKGDETCFAASFSGCWVRNGNDLEKIPLGLGMQFAVKGYSVE, via the coding sequence ATGAAACAGCTTATCTTAGCAATCGCAGTATTAAGCCTTTTTAGCACAAAGGCACAGAGCCTCATTAAGGGTACGGTTAAGGACGCACACGGGGTGCCTATCAGCTATGCCGACGTAGGCATTGTGGGCACTACGCGCGGTATCACTACCGATGCACAAGGGGCGTTCTCTCTGAATGTCGCCGACTACAAGCCTACCGATAGCCTCTTCGTATCGCACTTGAGCTATGAGCGCAAGGCGTTTACCATCGCCTCATTACAGGGGCAACAGCCGCTTGTCATCAGCCTAAAAGAGCGTACCATCGAAGTGCCTGAGGTAACCGTAAACGTCAAAAAAGGCAAGGAAAAGACCTTGATGGGCAAAGGCGTTCGCGTGGTAGCGGGCTCGGTGTGTATTATTCCTGATGAGTTTGAAACGAGTGGCAGTGAGGAGCTCGGCGACTTTATGCGCTTGAAAAAAGACCATATCGCTACCCAATTTGAGCTACGACTGCTAAAAAACACCGCCCAAACGCTGCTGCGCTTGGAGTTTTACAGTGTCAATGAGGACAAGAGTGTATTTACCCCGCTTATCCACGAGCCCATCTACATTGAGTTGCCGCAGAACAAAAAGGCAATGACCTTAAAGAAATCTTTACGAGTGCTGTTGCCCAAAGGCGAGGTATGGATAGGCTTTAGGGTCGTTTCCTCAATAGGTAAGAAAGGTGATGAGACGTGTTTTGCAGCCTCTTTCTCAGGCTGCTGGGTGCGCAATGGCAACGATTTGGAGAAAATACCCTTAGGCTTAGGAATGCAATTTGCCGTAAAAGGTTACTCAGTAGAATAA
- a CDS encoding HlyD family secretion protein, which yields MNITTDAIHTYENLLYRNKVKTFSIYIVVLLSLFVLLISLPFIKVEVSAQARGVLRSDTEPVPINSIASARVERIYLKNNQEVAAGDTLVVLSSEGLSSERETILKNIQEQKDLLTDLELIAHKSFSQLQTVALREEYAAYRSACQELQSKVAQAKVKLNRNRQLFDKGVIALSEFETYEFTYQQLNSSLQNLQSKYFSEWSNRKITTKEKLTSLENSLTKLGTEAQNYVIKAPVAGTIEGFSGVQQGSFVLSSQNIATISPNNNLVVEAYVSPKDIGLIKKGQLVRVQVDAFNYNQWGTLTGKVLDIDNNVTQHNSDIFFKVRCLLEDNSLSLKNGYKAAISKGMTLTARFIIARRSLYQLLFDKVDNWLNPTQSLKT from the coding sequence ATGAACATCACAACAGACGCCATACATACTTATGAAAATCTGCTTTACCGCAATAAGGTCAAAACATTTTCTATTTATATAGTAGTATTACTAAGCCTTTTTGTACTGCTGATCTCTCTGCCCTTTATCAAGGTAGAGGTGAGTGCACAGGCACGGGGTGTGCTGCGCAGTGATACGGAACCTGTACCTATCAATAGTATTGCTTCGGCTCGGGTAGAGCGCATCTATCTTAAAAACAATCAAGAGGTTGCCGCAGGCGATACCTTAGTGGTGCTCTCCTCCGAAGGTCTTAGTTCTGAACGCGAAACAATACTTAAAAATATACAAGAACAAAAAGACTTACTCACCGACTTAGAGCTTATTGCTCATAAGAGCTTTTCACAGTTGCAGACTGTTGCCCTTCGTGAGGAATACGCAGCCTACCGCAGTGCCTGTCAGGAGCTACAAAGCAAAGTGGCACAAGCCAAAGTAAAACTCAACCGCAACCGACAGCTCTTTGATAAAGGGGTCATTGCGCTCTCAGAATTTGAAACATACGAATTTACCTATCAACAACTCAACAGTTCTTTGCAGAACCTCCAAAGCAAGTACTTCTCAGAGTGGAGCAACCGTAAAATCACCACTAAGGAGAAACTCACTTCCTTAGAGAATTCGCTTACTAAGCTCGGAACAGAGGCTCAGAACTACGTTATCAAAGCTCCTGTGGCAGGCACCATTGAAGGGTTCTCTGGTGTGCAGCAGGGTAGTTTTGTGCTCTCTTCTCAAAATATAGCAACCATCTCCCCTAATAACAACTTGGTAGTTGAGGCGTATGTAAGTCCAAAGGATATTGGTCTTATCAAGAAAGGACAGCTCGTTAGAGTTCAAGTGGACGCTTTTAATTACAACCAATGGGGCACGCTCACCGGTAAAGTTTTAGATATTGACAATAACGTAACCCAGCACAATAGCGATATATTTTTTAAAGTGCGCTGCCTCTTAGAGGACAATAGTCTTAGTCTTAAAAATGGTTACAAGGCAGCTATAAGCAAGGGAATGACCCTCACCGCACGTTTTATCATTGCGCGCCGAAGTCTTTATCAATTATTGTTCGACAAGGTAGACAATTGGCTCAATCCTACTCAATCCTTAAAAACATAG